From Streptomyces sp. TLI_235, a single genomic window includes:
- a CDS encoding putative membrane protein yields the protein MMYWNDHDMGGWGFGFMAIVILLFLGLLVVVAVALTRYLGHLLRQRPPDWQATPSPPLPEQLLAERFARGEIDADEYRHRLDTLRSGPAGPVG from the coding sequence ATGATGTACTGGAACGACCACGACATGGGCGGTTGGGGTTTCGGCTTCATGGCCATCGTCATCCTGCTGTTCCTGGGCCTGCTGGTCGTCGTAGCCGTCGCCCTGACCCGCTACCTCGGACACCTGCTCCGGCAACGCCCGCCCGACTGGCAGGCCACCCCGTCGCCGCCGTTGCCGGAGCAACTGCTGGCCGAGCGCTTCGCCCGGGGCGAGATCGACGCCGACGAGTACCGCCACCGCCTGGACACCCTGAGATCCGGCCCCGCCGGGCCGGTCGGCTGA
- a CDS encoding menaquinone-dependent protoporphyrinogen oxidase, with translation MRVFIGYAGVHGSTRGVAERLAAALRRHEHKVVLASLAPGVDVHGFDVLVIGSAVHDGRWLPEAAEFVRQNTDELARRRVWLFSVSLLGDRGSAFRPGMARRLRRMRSRHSHGRPVDLWTIKPLGHRDFAGAVAREHWPLVGRVVFRAMGGRFGDHRDWADIDDWAERIASSLTTEDRET, from the coding sequence GTGCGGGTGTTCATCGGATATGCGGGTGTGCACGGTTCCACCCGTGGGGTGGCGGAACGCCTCGCAGCGGCGCTGCGACGGCATGAGCACAAGGTCGTGCTCGCGTCGCTCGCCCCGGGCGTCGACGTGCACGGCTTCGATGTCCTGGTGATCGGAAGTGCCGTACACGATGGCAGGTGGCTGCCCGAAGCGGCGGAATTCGTCCGGCAGAACACGGATGAACTCGCCCGTCGCAGGGTCTGGCTGTTCAGCGTGAGCCTCTTGGGCGATCGGGGAAGCGCCTTCCGCCCCGGCATGGCGCGACGACTGCGAAGGATGCGTTCGAGGCATTCGCATGGGCGGCCGGTCGACCTGTGGACGATCAAGCCGCTCGGGCATCGCGACTTCGCCGGTGCGGTGGCGCGTGAGCACTGGCCGCTGGTCGGTCGCGTGGTGTTCCGCGCCATGGGAGGGCGGTTCGGCGACCACCGGGATTGGGCGGACATCGACGACTGGGCCGAACGGATCGCTTCGTCCCTCACGACCGAGGATCGGGAGACCTGA
- a CDS encoding menaquinone-dependent protoporphyrinogen oxidase codes for MKKQKILVAYGSKHGATVGIAEEIGRTLEQDGFDTDVVPASEVQDVTQFDAVILGSALYAGHWQRDALSCADRNAEALAHRPVWLFSSGPVDSSAEQHEIPPVPGAAKAMEHLHARGHVTFGGSLTSETPGWIARTLVKHGKGGDFRNPEHIQTWAHEIGNELRSQEPA; via the coding sequence ATGAAGAAGCAGAAGATCCTCGTGGCCTACGGCAGCAAGCACGGCGCTACCGTCGGCATCGCCGAGGAGATCGGTCGCACCTTGGAGCAGGACGGGTTCGACACGGACGTTGTCCCCGCCTCGGAGGTCCAGGACGTGACGCAGTTCGACGCCGTCATTCTCGGCAGCGCGCTCTACGCCGGCCACTGGCAGCGCGACGCCCTGAGCTGCGCCGATCGCAACGCCGAGGCGCTGGCCCACCGTCCGGTCTGGCTGTTCAGCAGCGGCCCGGTGGACAGCTCCGCCGAGCAGCACGAGATCCCGCCGGTGCCCGGCGCGGCCAAGGCGATGGAGCACCTGCACGCCCGCGGGCACGTCACCTTCGGCGGCAGCCTCACCTCCGAGACCCCCGGCTGGATCGCCCGCACCCTGGTCAAGCACGGCAAGGGCGGCGACTTCCGAAACCCGGAGCACATCCAGACCTGGGCCCACGAGATCGGGAACGAGCTGCGCTCCCAGGAGCCGGCGTAG